One window of the Triticum dicoccoides isolate Atlit2015 ecotype Zavitan chromosome 3B, WEW_v2.0, whole genome shotgun sequence genome contains the following:
- the LOC119279190 gene encoding uncharacterized protein LOC119279190, with product MSKELGVQIEASRLGHLAITDKEGCTSISGGAVRCKSVDDAPLEASEWEEFRGWIDIEGILPVKILKFPVVFEELWGWDRPLPYDLVLEYPSDLPMYESYLEQFYNLNSGAASDHYNSKAAADAALKCLEKEKDLCSEWKIKRAKAISFDESWSNCVQKCMSDIVDGAGRESRRPFATYAAAEDMADVSHESMLEYYHIANKMFNSEDEGYTFYNKYDLEKGFSVRRSYVELNGSNGHII from the exons ATGTCCAAGGAGCTTGGGGTCCAAATCGAGGCCAGCCGTTTGGGCCACCTTGCCATCACAGACAAGGAAGGTTGCACCAGCATCTCCGGCGGCGCCGTCCGCTGCAAGAGTGTCGACGATGCCCCTTTGGAAGCATCCGAATGGGAGGAATTTCGTGGGTGGATTGATATAGAGGGGATTCTGCCGGTTAAAATTCTCAAATTCCCTG TTGTGTTCGAGGAACTGTGGGGATGGGACAGGCCACTTCCTTATGATTTGGTTTTAGAGTATCCATCTGACTTGCCCATGTACGAGTCCTACCTGGAGCAGTTTTACAACTTGAATAGTGGCGCTGCTTCTGATCATTATAACAGCAAAGCAGCTGCCGACGCTGCCTTGAAG TGTTTAGAGAAGGAGAAAGACCTGTGCTCTGAGTGGAAGATTAAGAGGGCCAAAGCCATATCTTTTGATGAGTCTTGGAGCAATTGCGTCCAGAAATGCATGTCTGACATTGTGGACGGTGCAGGAAGAGAATCAAGACGCCCTTTTGCCACATATGCTGCTGCT GAAGACATGGCGGATGTAAGTCATGAGTCAATGCTGGAGTACTATCATATTGCCAACAAGATGTTTAATAGTGAGGATGAAGGTTATACATTCTATAACAAATATGATCTTGAGAAAGGTTTTAGTGTCCGGAGAAGCTATGTCGAGTTGAATGGATCCAACGGCCATATAATTTAA
- the LOC119280654 gene encoding uncharacterized protein LOC119280654 → MASQVIEVNREGAEVYHGAALCAEKATELLAETNMPLGMLPLADIEEVGYNCSTSFVCLRQKKALTHTFKQIGRLVSYTTEVTAFFEDRKMKRITGVKSKELLIWVTVCDMYIDKNERSKISFKTPTGLGRTFPVSAYGKEDDNKHDLAK, encoded by the coding sequence ATGGCGTCGCAGGTGATCGAGGTGAACAGGGAGGGCGCGGAGGTGTACCATGGTGCGGCGTTGTGCGCAGAGAAGGCGACGGAGCTGCTGGCCGAGACTAACATGCCGCTGGGCATGCTGCCGCTGGCGGACATCGAGGAGGTCGGCTACAACTGCTCCACGAGCTTCGTGTGCCTGCGCCAGAAGAAGGCGCTCACGCACACCTTCAAGCAGATCGGGAGGCTGGTCTCGTACACCACCGAGGTGACGGCCTTCTTCGAGGACCGCAAGATGAAGCGGATCACGGGGGTAAAGAGCAAGGAGCTCCTCATCTGGGTCACCGTCTGCGACATGTACATCGACAAGAACGAACGCTCAAAGATCAGTTTCAAGACGCCCACCGGACTGGGAAGGACCTTCCCCGTCTCCGCCTACGGAAAGGAGGACGACAACAAGCACGACCTGGCCAAATAA